From one Streptomyces mobaraensis genomic stretch:
- a CDS encoding F0F1 ATP synthase subunit epsilon → MAAELHVELVAADRSVWSGEATLVIARTTSGDIGVMPGHQPLLGVLESGPVTIRTTGGGTVVAAVHGGFLSFADDKLSLLAEVAELADEIDVTRAERALERAKAEADGAAERRADVRLRAVAGPH, encoded by the coding sequence TTGGCTGCTGAGCTGCACGTCGAGCTGGTCGCGGCGGACCGAAGCGTCTGGTCCGGCGAGGCCACTCTGGTCATCGCGCGTACCACATCGGGTGACATCGGCGTCATGCCCGGCCACCAGCCGCTGCTCGGTGTGCTGGAGTCCGGCCCGGTGACCATCAGGACCACCGGCGGCGGCACCGTCGTCGCCGCGGTGCACGGCGGTTTCCTCTCCTTCGCGGACGACAAGCTGTCGCTGCTGGCGGAGGTCGCCGAGCTGGCGGACGAGATCGACGTCACCCGCGCGGAGCGGGCTCTGGAGCGCGCGAAGGCGGAGGCCGACGGCGCCGCCGAGCGCCGCGCGGATGTCCGGCTGCGTGCGGTCGCGGGCCCTCACTAG
- the atpD gene encoding F0F1 ATP synthase subunit beta, whose product MTTTVETAAATGRVARVIGPVVDVEFPVDAMPEIYNALTVEVSDPAEAGRKKTLTLEVAQHLGEGVVRAISMEPTDGLVRQAPVTDTGDGITVPVGDVTKGRVFNTLGKILNDPEAENEVTERWSIHRKAPAFDQLESKTEMFETGLKVVDLLTPYVKGGKIGLFGGAGVGKTVLIQEMIMRVAKLHDGVSVFAGVGERTREGNDLIQEMEESGVLDKTALVFGQMDEPPGTRLRVALAGLTMAEYFRDVQKQDVLFFIDNIFRFTQAGSEVSTLLGRMPSAVGYQPNLADEMGLLQERITSTRGHSITSMQAIYVPADDLTDPAPATTFAHLDATTVLSRPISEKGIYPAVDPLDSTSRILDPRYISQDHYECASRVKGILQKYKDLQDIINILGIDELGEEDKMVVHRARRVERFLSQNTHAAKQFTGVDGSDVPLDESIAAFNAICDGEFDHFPEQAFFMCGGLEDLKKNAKELGVS is encoded by the coding sequence ATGACCACCACTGTTGAGACGGCCGCCGCGACGGGCCGCGTCGCCCGGGTCATCGGCCCGGTCGTCGACGTGGAGTTCCCCGTCGACGCGATGCCGGAGATCTACAACGCCCTGACCGTCGAGGTCTCCGACCCGGCCGAGGCCGGCCGGAAGAAGACCCTGACGCTCGAGGTCGCGCAGCACCTCGGCGAGGGCGTCGTGCGCGCCATCTCCATGGAGCCCACCGACGGCCTGGTCCGCCAGGCGCCCGTGACCGACACCGGCGACGGCATCACCGTCCCCGTCGGTGACGTCACCAAGGGCCGGGTGTTCAACACCCTGGGCAAGATCCTGAACGACCCCGAGGCCGAGAACGAGGTCACCGAGCGCTGGTCCATCCACCGCAAGGCGCCCGCGTTCGACCAGCTCGAGTCGAAGACCGAGATGTTCGAGACCGGTCTGAAGGTCGTCGACCTGCTGACCCCGTACGTCAAGGGCGGCAAGATCGGTCTGTTCGGTGGTGCCGGTGTCGGCAAGACCGTTCTGATCCAGGAAATGATCATGCGTGTGGCCAAGCTGCACGATGGTGTTTCCGTGTTCGCCGGTGTCGGCGAGCGCACCCGTGAGGGCAACGACCTCATCCAGGAAATGGAAGAGTCGGGCGTTCTGGACAAGACCGCGCTGGTCTTCGGCCAGATGGACGAGCCCCCGGGCACCCGTCTGCGCGTCGCGCTGGCCGGCCTCACCATGGCCGAGTACTTCCGTGACGTCCAGAAGCAGGACGTGCTGTTCTTCATCGACAACATCTTCCGCTTCACGCAGGCCGGTTCCGAGGTCTCGACCCTGCTCGGCCGCATGCCCTCCGCGGTGGGCTACCAGCCGAACCTGGCCGACGAGATGGGCCTCCTCCAGGAGCGCATCACCTCGACCCGCGGTCACTCGATCACCTCCATGCAGGCGATCTACGTCCCCGCGGACGACCTGACCGACCCGGCCCCGGCCACCACCTTCGCCCACCTCGACGCGACGACGGTGCTCTCCCGTCCGATCTCCGAGAAGGGCATCTACCCGGCCGTGGACCCGCTGGACTCCACGTCCCGGATCCTGGACCCGCGCTACATCTCGCAGGACCACTACGAGTGCGCCTCCCGCGTCAAGGGGATCCTGCAGAAGTACAAGGACCTCCAGGACATCATCAACATCCTCGGTATCGACGAGCTGGGCGAAGAGGACAAGATGGTCGTCCACCGCGCCCGTCGCGTCGAGCGCTTCCTGTCGCAGAACACCCACGCGGCGAAGCAGTTCACCGGTGTCGACGGTTCGGACGTTCCGCTGGACGAGTCCATCGCCGCGTTCAACGCGATCTGCGACGGTGAGTTCGACCACTTCCCGGAGCAGGCCTTCTTCATGTGCGGTGGTCTCGAGGACCTCAAGAAGAACGCCAAGGAGCTGGGCGTCTCCTGA
- a CDS encoding F0F1 ATP synthase subunit gamma: MGAQLRVYKRRIKAVSATKKITKAMEMIAASRIVKAQRKVAASTPYASELTRAVTAVATGSNTRHPLTTEVERPTRAAVLLVTSDRGLAGGYSSNAIKAADQLTERLRGEGREVVHYIVGRKGVGYYSFRERPVAGSWTGFTDNPTYADAKKVADPLIEAVLKDTAEGGVDELYIVSTEFVSMMTQTPVDKRLLPLTLEKTDAEDAAAKDKILPLFEFEPSDEAVLDALLPRYVESRVYNALLQAAASEHAARRRAMKSATDNAEELIKSFTRLANAARQADITQEISEIVGGASALADATAGSDR; this comes from the coding sequence ATGGGTGCCCAGCTTCGGGTCTACAAGAGGCGGATCAAAGCCGTCTCCGCGACCAAGAAGATCACCAAGGCGATGGAGATGATCGCCGCCTCGCGCATCGTCAAGGCACAGCGCAAGGTGGCCGCGTCGACTCCGTACGCCAGTGAGCTCACCCGGGCCGTGACCGCCGTCGCCACCGGCTCCAACACCCGGCACCCGCTGACGACCGAGGTCGAGCGGCCGACCCGGGCCGCGGTCCTGCTCGTCACGAGCGACCGCGGTCTCGCGGGCGGCTACTCGTCCAACGCCATCAAGGCGGCGGACCAGCTCACCGAGCGGCTCCGCGGCGAGGGCCGGGAGGTCGTCCACTACATCGTCGGCCGCAAGGGCGTGGGCTACTACTCCTTCCGGGAGCGCCCGGTCGCCGGGTCGTGGACGGGCTTCACGGACAACCCGACGTACGCGGACGCCAAGAAGGTGGCCGACCCGCTGATCGAGGCCGTCCTCAAGGACACGGCCGAGGGCGGCGTGGACGAGCTGTACATCGTCTCCACGGAGTTCGTGTCGATGATGACGCAGACGCCGGTGGACAAGCGGCTGCTGCCGCTGACCCTCGAGAAGACGGACGCCGAGGACGCGGCGGCGAAGGACAAGATCCTTCCGCTGTTCGAGTTCGAGCCGTCGGACGAGGCCGTGCTCGACGCGCTGCTGCCGCGGTACGTCGAGTCCCGGGTCTACAACGCCCTGCTGCAGGCCGCGGCCTCCGAGCACGCGGCCCGGCGCCGGGCGATGAAGTCGGCGACCGACAACGCCGAAGAGCTCATCAAGTCGTTCACGCGGCTTGCCAACGCGGCCCGACAGGCCGACATCACCCAGGAAATCAGCGAGATCGTCGGTGGCGCGAGCGCCCTGGCCGACGCGACCGCGGGGAGTGACCGATAA
- the atpA gene encoding F0F1 ATP synthase subunit alpha, protein MAELTIRPEEIRDALENFVQAYKPDAASREEVGTVSLAGDGIAKVEGLPSAMANELLKFEDGTLGLALNLEEREIGAIVLGEFSGIEEGQPVQRTGEVLSVGVGEGYLGRVVDPLGNPIDGLGEIKTEGRRALELQAPTVMQRKSVHEPMETGYKAVDAMTPIGRGQRQLIIGDRQTGKTALAIDTIINQRANWRTGDPKKQVRCIYVAIGQKGSTIASVRGALEEAGALEYTTIVAAPASDPAGFKYLAPYTGSAIGQHWMYQGKHVLIVFDDLSKQADAYRAVSLLLRRPPGREAYPGDVFYLHSRLLERCAKLSDDMGAGSMTGLPIVETKANDVSAFIPTNVISITDGQCFLESDLFNAGQRPALNVGISVSRVGGSAQHKAMRQVSGRLRVDLAQYRELEAFAAFGSDLDAASKASLERGKRMVELLKQTQYAPFATEDQVVAIWAGTTGKMDDVPVEDIRRFERELLEYLHQAHKGLMTSIVEGGKMSDDTLQALGDAVASFKQQFQTADGKLLGEG, encoded by the coding sequence ATGGCGGAGCTCACGATCCGGCCGGAGGAGATCCGGGACGCGCTGGAGAACTTTGTCCAGGCGTACAAGCCGGACGCGGCCTCGCGCGAGGAGGTCGGTACGGTCAGCCTTGCCGGCGACGGCATCGCGAAGGTCGAGGGTCTTCCCTCGGCCATGGCGAACGAACTGCTGAAGTTCGAGGACGGCACCCTCGGCCTCGCCCTCAACCTTGAGGAGCGCGAGATCGGTGCGATCGTCCTCGGTGAGTTCAGCGGCATCGAGGAGGGCCAGCCGGTGCAGCGCACCGGTGAGGTGCTCTCCGTGGGTGTGGGCGAGGGCTACCTCGGCCGCGTCGTCGACCCGCTGGGCAACCCGATCGACGGCCTTGGCGAGATCAAGACCGAGGGCCGCCGCGCCCTCGAACTGCAGGCCCCCACGGTCATGCAGCGCAAGTCGGTCCACGAGCCGATGGAGACGGGCTACAAGGCCGTCGACGCCATGACCCCGATCGGCCGCGGTCAGCGTCAGCTGATCATCGGTGACCGCCAGACCGGCAAGACCGCCCTGGCGATCGACACGATCATCAACCAGCGTGCCAACTGGCGCACCGGCGACCCCAAGAAGCAGGTCCGCTGCATCTACGTCGCCATCGGCCAGAAGGGCTCCACCATCGCGTCCGTCCGCGGCGCGCTGGAGGAGGCCGGCGCCCTGGAGTACACGACGATCGTCGCCGCCCCGGCGTCCGACCCGGCCGGCTTCAAGTACCTCGCGCCGTACACCGGCTCCGCCATCGGCCAGCACTGGATGTACCAGGGCAAGCACGTCCTGATCGTCTTCGACGACCTGTCGAAGCAGGCCGACGCCTACCGTGCCGTCTCCCTGCTGCTGCGCCGCCCGCCGGGCCGTGAGGCCTACCCGGGTGACGTCTTCTACCTGCACTCCCGTCTGCTGGAGCGCTGCGCCAAGCTCTCCGACGACATGGGCGCCGGTTCCATGACCGGTCTGCCGATCGTCGAGACCAAGGCCAACGACGTCTCGGCGTTCATCCCGACCAACGTCATCTCCATCACCGACGGCCAGTGCTTCCTGGAGTCCGACCTGTTCAACGCCGGCCAGCGCCCGGCCCTGAACGTCGGTATCTCGGTTTCCCGCGTCGGTGGCTCCGCCCAGCACAAGGCCATGCGCCAGGTGTCCGGCCGCCTCCGGGTGGACCTCGCCCAGTACCGCGAGCTGGAGGCGTTCGCCGCCTTCGGTTCCGACCTGGACGCGGCCTCCAAGGCGTCGCTGGAGCGCGGCAAGCGCATGGTCGAGCTGCTGAAGCAGACCCAGTACGCGCCGTTCGCCACCGAGGACCAGGTCGTGGCGATCTGGGCCGGCACCACCGGCAAGATGGACGACGTCCCGGTCGAGGACATCCGCCGCTTCGAGCGCGAGCTGCTCGAGTACCTGCACCAGGCGCACAAGGGCCTGATGACCAGCATCGTCGAGGGCGGCAAGATGTCCGACGACACGCTGCAGGCGCTCGGCGACGCCGTCGCGTCCTTCAAGCAGCAGTTCCAGACCGCGGACGGCAAGCTGCTGGGCGAGGGCTGA
- a CDS encoding F0F1 ATP synthase subunit delta, with protein MNGASREALASARENLNALADSASVDAAKLAGDLASVTALFDREVSLRRVLTDPAQPGQAKAELAGRLLGGQVGADCADLVSGMVRSRWSTSRDLVDALEELAASADLAAAERAGRLDDVEDELFRFGRIVESNPGLRAALTDKVAERSAKAELLRSLLGGRANPVTERLVVRLVTAPRGRSLEAGLTALSKLAADRRGRVVAEVTSAVPLNDRQKQRLGDALARLYGKDVHLNLDVDPEVLGGIQVRIGDEVISGTIADRLAEAGRHLAG; from the coding sequence ATGAACGGAGCGAGCCGCGAGGCCCTTGCCTCGGCACGCGAAAACCTCAACGCGCTGGCGGACAGCGCCTCGGTCGACGCCGCGAAGCTGGCCGGGGACCTTGCCTCCGTCACCGCGCTGTTCGACCGCGAGGTCTCGCTGCGCCGGGTCCTCACCGACCCGGCGCAGCCCGGCCAGGCCAAGGCCGAGCTGGCCGGACGCCTGCTCGGCGGGCAGGTCGGCGCCGACTGCGCCGACCTGGTGAGCGGCATGGTCCGCTCCCGCTGGTCGACCTCGCGCGACCTGGTGGACGCCCTGGAGGAGCTCGCGGCGTCGGCCGACCTGGCCGCCGCCGAGCGCGCCGGCCGGCTGGACGACGTCGAGGACGAGCTGTTCCGCTTCGGCCGGATCGTCGAGTCCAACCCCGGTCTGCGCGCCGCGCTGACCGACAAGGTCGCCGAGCGTTCCGCCAAGGCCGAACTGCTGCGCAGCCTGCTGGGCGGCCGGGCGAACCCGGTCACCGAGCGGCTCGTCGTCCGCCTGGTCACCGCGCCGCGAGGCCGTAGCCTGGAGGCGGGGCTCACCGCCCTCTCCAAGCTGGCCGCCGACCGCCGCGGCCGCGTCGTCGCGGAGGTCACCTCCGCGGTGCCGCTGAACGACCGGCAGAAGCAGCGGCTGGGCGACGCGCTCGCCCGGCTCTACGGGAAGGACGTCCACCTCAACCTGGACGTCGACCCGGAGGTCCTCGGCGGCATCCAGGTGCGCATCGGCGACGAGGTCATCAGCGGGACCATCGCGGACCGCCTCGCGGAGGCGGGCCGGCACCTGGCCGGCTGA
- a CDS encoding F0F1 ATP synthase subunit B translates to MIALVQLASEETEPAFLPPLPELVIGTLAFLIVVLYLGKKLLPNLNKVLDERRAAIEGGMEKAKAAQDEAQQVLDDYRAQLAEARNEAARLRQDAQEHGAAMVVEMRTEGERQRDEIVAAGHAQVEADRQAAAASLRQDVGKLAIDLADRIVGESMKDAARQERTIDRFLDALEAKPADTTKAEVTR, encoded by the coding sequence GTGATCGCCCTGGTACAGCTGGCATCGGAGGAGACGGAACCCGCGTTCCTCCCCCCGCTGCCCGAGCTCGTCATCGGCACGCTGGCCTTCCTCATCGTCGTCCTCTACCTCGGCAAGAAGCTCCTCCCGAACCTCAACAAGGTCCTGGACGAGCGCCGTGCCGCCATCGAGGGCGGCATGGAGAAGGCCAAGGCCGCCCAGGACGAGGCTCAGCAGGTCCTCGACGACTACCGGGCACAGCTCGCGGAGGCCCGCAACGAGGCCGCCCGGCTGCGCCAGGACGCGCAGGAGCACGGCGCCGCCATGGTCGTCGAGATGCGGACCGAGGGCGAGCGCCAGCGCGACGAGATCGTCGCCGCCGGTCACGCCCAGGTCGAGGCCGACCGTCAGGCCGCCGCGGCCTCGCTCCGCCAGGACGTCGGCAAGCTGGCCATCGACCTGGCCGACCGGATCGTCGGCGAGTCCATGAAGGACGCCGCCCGACAGGAGCGCACCATCGACCGGTTCCTCGACGCGCTCGAGGCCAAGCCGGCCGACACGACGAAGGCTGAGGTCACGCGATGA
- a CDS encoding ATP synthase subunit c family protein — translation MSAALEMVNLAAAKDTFHGNAAAIGYGLAAIGPGVGVGIIFGNGTQALARQPEAAGLIRANQILGFVLCEALALIGLVMGFVYS, via the coding sequence ATGTCCGCTGCTCTCGAAATGGTCAACCTCGCCGCCGCCAAGGACACGTTCCACGGCAACGCCGCTGCGATCGGTTACGGTCTCGCGGCCATCGGCCCCGGTGTCGGCGTCGGCATCATCTTCGGTAACGGCACCCAGGCGCTGGCCCGCCAGCCCGAGGCGGCCGGCCTGATCCGTGCCAACCAGATCCTGGGCTTCGTCCTCTGTGAGGCGCTCGCCCTGATCGGCCTCGTCATGGGCTTCGTCTACAGCTGA
- the atpB gene encoding F0F1 ATP synthase subunit A: MLAFETDCHIFDGCGFPTPGLHSFVFEPLFTVGGIEVNKPMLLAVLGSVITIVFLWAAFGRAKLVPGKLQMVGEAGYDFIRKGIVYEALGKKEGEKYVPLMVSLFFFIWMMNLWSIIPVAQFPVTSIIAYPAGLALLVYLIWVPLTFKRHGFIGGIKNISGYNKELGWVLPLVMVLELFSNLLIRPFTHAVRLFANMFAGHVLLLIFTIASWYLLNGIGIAYAGVSFVMVILLTVFEMFIQALQAYVFVLLACSYIQGALAEHH; this comes from the coding sequence ATGCTCGCCTTCGAGACCGATTGCCACATCTTCGACGGGTGCGGCTTCCCGACCCCAGGGCTCCACTCCTTTGTGTTCGAGCCGCTGTTCACCGTCGGCGGTATCGAGGTCAACAAGCCGATGCTCCTGGCCGTCCTGGGCTCGGTCATCACGATCGTGTTCCTCTGGGCCGCTTTCGGCCGGGCCAAGCTGGTCCCCGGCAAGCTCCAGATGGTCGGTGAGGCGGGCTACGACTTCATCCGCAAGGGGATCGTCTACGAGGCCCTGGGGAAGAAGGAGGGCGAGAAGTACGTCCCCCTCATGGTCTCGCTGTTCTTCTTCATCTGGATGATGAACCTCTGGTCGATCATCCCGGTCGCCCAGTTCCCGGTGACGTCGATCATCGCGTACCCGGCGGGTCTCGCGCTGCTGGTGTACCTGATCTGGGTGCCCCTGACGTTCAAGCGGCACGGCTTCATCGGCGGCATCAAGAACATCAGCGGCTACAACAAGGAACTCGGCTGGGTTCTTCCGCTGGTCATGGTCCTGGAGCTCTTCTCCAACCTGCTGATCCGGCCCTTCACCCACGCCGTGCGGCTCTTCGCCAACATGTTCGCGGGCCACGTGCTGCTGCTGATCTTCACGATCGCCAGCTGGTACCTGCTGAACGGGATCGGCATCGCCTACGCCGGTGTCTCCTTCGTGATGGTCATCCTGCTGACCGTCTTCGAGATGTTCATCCAGGCCCTTCAGGCGTACGTCTTCGTCCTTCTGGCCTGCTCGTACATCCAGGGCGCTCTCGCCGAGCACCACTGA
- a CDS encoding MraY family glycosyltransferase encodes MREYLLTLCVTVAVTYLLTGPVRKFAIAAGAMPEIRARDVHREPTPRLGGIAMFGGLCAGLLVASHLSSLKHVFETSNEPRALLSGAGLIWLLGVLDDKWGVDALVKLGGQMIAAGVMVLQGLTILWLPVPGVGTVALTPMQGTLLTVALVVITINAVNFVDGLDGLASGMVCLAAAAFFLYAYRLWYGHNVEAAAPATLFAAILMGMCLGFLPHNMHPARIFMGDSGSMLIGLVLAAGAISITGQVDPDLLGSFTGSEKATVQATVPIYIPLLLPLTIIAVPVADLLLAIVRRTWNGQSPFAADRGHLHHRLLEIGHSHSRAVLIMYFWSALIAFGTVAYSVNSAGGVLLLIVALSAVGLVLLLMPRFRPRAPRWAEHLVPPRYRRRKAAAPATAEERPEGPGSAEKPGEALDEEREPVPAGLHGATAVGDRSRFRHARDISGRR; translated from the coding sequence GTGCGTGAATACCTGCTGACGCTCTGCGTCACCGTGGCGGTCACCTATCTGCTCACGGGCCCGGTGCGGAAGTTCGCCATCGCGGCGGGCGCGATGCCGGAGATCCGGGCACGTGACGTGCACCGGGAACCGACGCCGCGGCTGGGCGGGATCGCCATGTTCGGCGGGCTCTGCGCGGGTCTGCTGGTCGCCTCGCACCTGTCGAGCCTCAAGCACGTCTTCGAGACCTCCAACGAGCCGCGCGCGCTGCTCTCGGGCGCCGGGCTGATCTGGCTGCTCGGGGTGCTGGACGACAAGTGGGGCGTGGACGCCCTGGTGAAGCTCGGCGGACAGATGATCGCCGCGGGCGTCATGGTGCTCCAGGGGCTCACGATCCTCTGGCTGCCGGTGCCCGGTGTGGGCACGGTGGCGCTGACGCCGATGCAGGGCACCCTGCTGACCGTCGCGCTGGTCGTGATCACCATCAACGCCGTGAACTTCGTCGACGGCCTCGACGGCCTCGCCTCGGGCATGGTGTGCCTGGCGGCGGCGGCGTTCTTCCTCTACGCGTACCGGCTCTGGTACGGGCACAACGTGGAGGCGGCGGCCCCGGCGACGCTGTTCGCGGCCATCCTGATGGGCATGTGCCTGGGCTTCCTGCCGCACAACATGCACCCGGCGCGGATCTTCATGGGCGACTCGGGTTCGATGCTCATCGGACTGGTGCTGGCCGCCGGCGCGATCTCCATCACCGGCCAGGTCGACCCCGATCTGCTGGGTTCCTTCACCGGGTCGGAGAAGGCGACCGTGCAGGCCACGGTGCCGATCTACATCCCGCTGCTGCTGCCGCTGACGATCATCGCGGTGCCGGTGGCCGACCTGCTGCTGGCGATCGTGCGCCGGACGTGGAACGGCCAGTCGCCGTTCGCGGCCGACCGCGGCCATCTGCACCACCGGCTGCTGGAGATCGGCCACTCGCACAGCCGGGCCGTCCTGATCATGTACTTCTGGTCCGCGCTGATCGCGTTCGGCACGGTGGCGTACTCGGTGAACTCGGCGGGCGGCGTGCTGCTGTTGATCGTCGCGCTGAGCGCCGTGGGTCTGGTGCTGCTGCTGATGCCGCGCTTCCGGCCGCGGGCGCCCCGGTGGGCCGAGCACCTGGTGCCGCCCCGCTACCGCCGCCGCAAGGCCGCCGCGCCGGCGACGGCGGAGGAGCGGCCCGAGGGGCCGGGGAGCGCGGAGAAGCCCGGGGAGGCGCTCGACGAGGAGCGGGAGCCGGTCCCCGCGGGGCTGCACGGCGCGACCGCGGTGGGCGACCGCTCGCGCTTCCGTCACGCGCGCGACATCAGCGGGCGGCGCTGA
- a CDS encoding serine hydroxymethyltransferase: MPVTEAAADALTRQDPEIAGIILAEARRQSAGLQLIAAENFVSAAVLQALGSPLVNKYAEGYPGARHHGGCEVVDMAERVARDRAAALFGAEHANVQPHSGSAAVLAAYAALLAPGDRVLAMGLREGGHLTHGSPVNFSGRWFDFTGYGVRADTGRIDYDQVRDLARARRPRAVVCGSIAYPRHPDYALFREIADEVDALLIVDAAHPIGLVAGGAAPSPVPYADVVCATTHKVLRGPRGGMLLCGGRLGERIDRAVFPFTQGGAQMHTVAAKAVAFGEAATSAFAAYVRQVVANARALAAGLAEQGLAVATGGTDTHLIVADVTGLGLDGVRARGRLAAAGIVLDVCGLGHGTARGLRLGTAAVTTQGMREPEMARVAALTGAALRGDGEPARLREAVAELALAFPPYPALA; encoded by the coding sequence ATGCCCGTCACCGAAGCAGCGGCCGACGCGCTCACGCGTCAGGATCCCGAAATCGCCGGCATCATCCTCGCCGAGGCGAGACGGCAGTCCGCAGGACTCCAGCTCATCGCGGCGGAGAACTTCGTCTCGGCCGCCGTGCTGCAAGCACTCGGCTCACCGCTGGTGAACAAGTACGCCGAGGGCTACCCGGGAGCCCGGCACCACGGTGGCTGCGAGGTCGTGGACATGGCCGAGCGGGTGGCGCGGGACCGGGCCGCCGCGTTGTTCGGGGCGGAGCACGCCAATGTGCAGCCGCACTCGGGTTCGGCGGCCGTGCTGGCCGCGTACGCCGCGCTGCTGGCCCCGGGGGACCGGGTGCTGGCGATGGGGCTGCGGGAGGGCGGGCACCTCACCCACGGCTCGCCGGTGAACTTCTCGGGGCGGTGGTTCGACTTCACCGGGTACGGGGTCCGCGCGGACACCGGGCGGATCGACTACGACCAGGTGCGGGACCTCGCCCGGGCCCGCCGCCCGCGGGCCGTCGTCTGCGGGTCCATCGCCTATCCGCGGCACCCGGACTACGCCCTGTTCCGGGAGATCGCCGACGAGGTGGACGCGCTGCTGATCGTGGACGCGGCGCACCCCATCGGCCTGGTCGCCGGGGGAGCGGCGCCGAGCCCGGTGCCGTACGCGGACGTGGTGTGCGCCACGACGCACAAGGTGCTGCGCGGGCCGCGCGGCGGGATGCTGCTGTGCGGCGGGCGGCTCGGGGAGCGGATCGACCGGGCGGTGTTCCCGTTCACGCAGGGCGGCGCCCAGATGCACACCGTGGCGGCGAAGGCCGTCGCCTTCGGGGAGGCCGCGACGTCGGCGTTCGCCGCGTACGTCCGGCAGGTGGTGGCCAACGCCCGGGCGCTCGCGGCCGGTCTGGCCGAGCAGGGGCTCGCCGTCGCCACCGGGGGCACGGACACCCATCTGATCGTCGCGGATGTGACCGGGCTCGGCCTGGACGGCGTCCGGGCGCGGGGCCGGCTGGCGGCGGCCGGCATCGTCCTGGACGTGTGCGGGCTGGGCCATGGCACCGCGCGCGGCCTGCGGCTGGGCACGGCGGCGGTGACCACCCAGGGGATGCGCGAGCCGGAGATGGCCCGGGTGGCGGCGCTGACGGGCGCGGCGCTGCGGGGTGACGGGGAGCCCGCGCGGCTCCGGGAGGCGGTCGCGGAACTGGCGCTGGCGTTTCCGCCGTATCCTGCGCTGGCGTGA
- a CDS encoding arsenate reductase/protein-tyrosine-phosphatase family protein: MIAPQGRGIAGPETSTDTFRILHVSTGNVCRSPITERLTRHALSERLGDPDAGGLVVESAGTWGHEGAPMEAHAATVLTDFGADPHGFTGRELLDEHVIRADLVLTATRDHRAQVISMGHSAGLRTFTLKEFTRLVRAIDPTTLPAPDGAGGVVERARALVQAAAALRGWLLAPDAEADEVHDPYGAPITFFRSIGDEIQLALDPVVTALTGVPAG; the protein is encoded by the coding sequence TTGATCGCCCCGCAGGGGCGTGGCATAGCGGGACCGGAGACGAGCACCGACACCTTCCGCATCCTCCACGTCAGCACCGGCAACGTCTGCCGCTCGCCCATCACCGAGCGGCTGACCCGCCATGCCCTCTCCGAGCGCCTCGGCGACCCGGACGCGGGCGGGCTGGTGGTGGAGAGCGCCGGCACCTGGGGGCACGAGGGCGCCCCCATGGAGGCCCACGCCGCCACCGTGCTGACCGACTTCGGCGCGGACCCGCACGGCTTCACCGGGCGGGAACTGCTGGACGAGCACGTCATCCGCGCCGATCTGGTGCTCACCGCTACGCGTGACCACCGGGCTCAGGTCATCTCGATGGGGCACTCGGCGGGGCTGCGGACCTTCACGTTGAAGGAGTTCACCCGGCTGGTGCGGGCCATCGATCCGACGACCTTGCCCGCGCCGGACGGCGCGGGGGGTGTGGTCGAGCGGGCCCGTGCGCTGGTGCAGGCTGCCGCGGCGCTGCGGGGGTGGTTGTTGGCGCCCGACGCGGAGGCGGATGAGGTGCATGATCCGTATGGGGCGCCCATTACGTTCTTCCGCTCGATCGGGGACGAGATTCAGCTGGCGCTGGATCCTGTGGTGACGGCCCTGACCGGGGTCCCGGCGGGTTGA
- a CDS encoding L-threonylcarbamoyladenylate synthase, whose protein sequence is MARRYDCGDATDRRTGLREATAAVRRGELVVLPTDTVYGIGADAFSRDAVGDLLQAKGRGRGMPSPVLVGSPNTLHGLVTDFSEQAWELVDAFWPGALTLVANHQPSLTWDLGETRGTVAVRMPLHPVAIELLTEFGPMAVSSANLTGHPAPQTCDAAQEMLGDSVSVYLDGGPTPADVPSSIVDVTGKVPVLLRAGAISAEQLREVVPDLEVAN, encoded by the coding sequence ATGGCTCGGCGATACGACTGCGGCGACGCGACCGACCGCAGGACCGGTCTGCGTGAGGCGACCGCCGCGGTCCGCCGCGGCGAGTTGGTCGTGCTGCCCACCGACACCGTGTACGGCATCGGTGCGGACGCCTTCAGCCGCGACGCCGTCGGCGACCTCCTCCAGGCCAAGGGCCGCGGCCGGGGCATGCCCTCGCCGGTCCTCGTCGGCTCCCCGAACACCCTGCACGGGCTCGTCACCGACTTCTCCGAGCAGGCGTGGGAGCTCGTCGACGCCTTCTGGCCCGGCGCGCTCACCCTGGTCGCCAACCACCAGCCGTCGCTGACCTGGGACCTCGGCGAGACCCGCGGCACGGTCGCGGTGCGGATGCCGCTGCACCCCGTCGCCATCGAACTGCTCACCGAGTTCGGCCCGATGGCCGTCTCCAGCGCCAACCTCACCGGGCACCCGGCGCCGCAGACCTGCGACGCCGCCCAGGAGATGCTCGGCGACTCCGTCTCCGTCTACCTCGACGGCGGCCCCACCCCCGCGGACGTGCCGTCCTCGATCGTGGACGTCACCGGCAAGGTGCCGGTGCTGCTGCGGGCCGGCGCCATCAGCGCCGAGCAGCTCCGCGAGGTGGTACCCGACCTCGAGGTGGCGAATTGA